One Prosthecobacter dejongeii genomic window carries:
- a CDS encoding class I SAM-dependent rRNA methyltransferase: MPRPYPSRYPSNAPKPPPPGSETWVRPWAQMKYFSYHPAIFPNMVGAISSDAGAGDLVNVYDKEGQPFGAGFLNPKARVPLRVIHHGLTPFGEADLDARLVQAVRLRKETLKLDATTDAYRVIHSDADGISGLIVDRYDDTLSILVTTLGVWRRIRRWLPLLHQELGTSQHVIQTDPDISLIESMRISDVPEVDDPAPKTVRIRENDVRFAVNFEDGHKTGFFCDQRDNRLKFGQLAKGRVLDLCTYTGGFALAAKLIGKCEDVTGVDLDEKAIAQAKQNANLNQTKLNWTQGDAFGWSRQMIKNGELWDTVVLDPPKLIHHRDTQEEGIFKYRDLNGLAIQLVKRGGLFVTCSCSGLISTEEFEELVMGVAHRHGRKLQILDRTGPGLDHPVMSNCPESRYLKVIWSIVV, encoded by the coding sequence ATGCCTCGTCCCTACCCTTCCCGTTATCCATCGAATGCTCCGAAGCCACCGCCCCCTGGCAGTGAAACCTGGGTACGTCCATGGGCGCAGATGAAGTACTTTTCCTACCACCCGGCCATTTTCCCAAACATGGTAGGAGCTATCTCCAGCGATGCTGGAGCCGGCGATCTGGTGAATGTGTATGACAAAGAGGGGCAACCTTTTGGAGCTGGCTTTCTGAATCCTAAAGCACGTGTCCCTCTGCGGGTGATCCACCATGGACTCACACCCTTTGGTGAAGCGGATCTGGATGCCCGACTGGTGCAAGCAGTGCGGCTGCGCAAGGAGACGCTGAAGCTGGATGCGACCACGGATGCGTATCGCGTGATCCACTCCGATGCAGATGGCATCAGTGGGCTGATTGTGGATCGCTATGATGACACGCTTTCCATCCTGGTGACGACCCTAGGTGTGTGGAGGCGTATCCGCCGCTGGCTGCCGCTATTGCACCAGGAGTTAGGCACTAGCCAGCATGTCATCCAGACGGATCCAGATATCTCCCTCATCGAAAGCATGCGCATCAGCGATGTACCGGAGGTGGATGATCCTGCGCCAAAGACGGTGCGCATCCGTGAAAACGACGTGCGCTTTGCGGTGAATTTTGAAGATGGCCACAAGACCGGCTTCTTCTGTGACCAACGCGATAACCGTCTGAAATTCGGCCAACTGGCCAAAGGACGTGTGCTGGATCTGTGCACCTACACGGGTGGTTTTGCCCTAGCGGCCAAGCTCATCGGCAAGTGTGAAGATGTGACCGGTGTGGACCTGGATGAAAAGGCCATCGCCCAGGCGAAACAGAATGCGAACCTGAACCAGACCAAGCTGAACTGGACGCAGGGAGATGCCTTTGGCTGGTCGCGCCAAATGATCAAAAACGGTGAGCTTTGGGACACTGTGGTTTTGGACCCCCCAAAACTGATCCATCACCGAGACACGCAGGAAGAAGGCATCTTTAAATATCGCGATCTCAACGGCCTCGCGATCCAGCTTGTGAAACGTGGCGGACTGTTTGTCACCTGCTCCTGCTCTGGGCTGATCAGCACGGAAGAATTTGAAGAACTGGTGATGGGGGTGGCCCACCGTCATGGACGCAAGCTGCAGATCCTGGACCGCACGGGACCTGGGCTAGATCACCCTGTGATGTCCAACTGCCCCGAAAGCCGTTACCTGAAAGTCATCTGGTCGATCGTTGTTTAA
- the mutL gene encoding DNA mismatch repair endonuclease MutL — translation MSKIRILSDSLASQVAAGEVVERPAAVIRELVENSLDAGARHITVEVQRGGTALIRITDDGCGMDREDAMLCMERHATSKIRTKEDLAAIRTFGFRGEALPSIASVSRFRLATREREALSGTEIEIMGGKLSAVKDHGGNHGTVIEVRSLFFNVPARRKFLRTEATEYSHIEQQFRLHAIANPQTAFTLIRDGAVTFHLPGTADMMDRIRGLAGEELVTRLIKLPEVEHLGVGVSGYIGGPGLSRSNRQQQITFLNGRPIESPAINYGLKEGFHNALMKGQYPVTFLFLEMEAQSFDINVHPAKKEVRFHDGFAVREAVARAVKRALETGSKLPTGHVPSLPRLPVAETANVQSELVIPAPSGARAAVSPRAASFLTPSPVISAPRSSVATSPSPPEVTQPASAESASSVEKIPSVAPVRQPEYEEEEDPAKKQMPHFRIIGVLHKLYVLMESTEGLVLMDQHAAHERVNFEKMRKAMEQGGVPSQRLLMPLTLQTSPRDADVLMRNLEALSRLGIEAEPFGPNTFKIEALPTFLKTDDPLAWLDQVIEELQSLSSKSSSLRLGEDMIATTVCRHSVKANDRLALPEIQALLDDLFACEMPYCCPHGRPTLIQMSLNELERKFGRQAP, via the coding sequence ATGTCAAAAATTCGTATTCTTTCCGATTCACTCGCCAGCCAAGTGGCGGCGGGAGAAGTCGTGGAGCGACCTGCCGCAGTCATTCGTGAGCTGGTTGAAAACAGCCTGGACGCCGGTGCTCGGCATATCACGGTGGAGGTGCAGCGTGGCGGCACAGCCCTCATCCGCATCACCGATGACGGCTGTGGGATGGATCGTGAAGATGCGATGCTTTGCATGGAGCGGCACGCGACGAGCAAGATCCGGACCAAAGAAGACCTCGCAGCCATTCGCACCTTCGGTTTTCGGGGGGAGGCCCTGCCCAGCATCGCCAGCGTCTCGCGCTTTCGTTTGGCCACCCGTGAACGGGAAGCCCTCAGCGGCACAGAGATTGAGATCATGGGGGGCAAGCTCAGCGCTGTTAAAGACCATGGTGGTAATCACGGCACGGTGATCGAGGTGCGCTCCTTGTTTTTCAATGTGCCCGCTCGGCGCAAATTCCTGCGCACGGAGGCCACCGAATATTCCCACATCGAGCAGCAGTTTCGCCTCCATGCGATCGCTAATCCCCAGACTGCTTTCACACTCATTCGGGATGGGGCTGTCACTTTTCATCTGCCAGGGACGGCAGATATGATGGACCGCATACGCGGCCTAGCAGGTGAGGAATTGGTGACTCGTCTCATCAAGCTGCCTGAAGTCGAGCACCTCGGCGTCGGCGTTTCTGGTTACATCGGCGGGCCAGGACTCAGTCGCTCCAATCGGCAGCAGCAGATCACTTTTCTAAATGGTCGGCCCATCGAGAGTCCCGCCATCAATTATGGTCTCAAGGAAGGCTTTCACAATGCCCTGATGAAAGGGCAGTACCCTGTGACCTTCCTCTTTCTGGAGATGGAAGCCCAGTCCTTTGATATCAATGTGCACCCAGCCAAAAAAGAGGTGCGTTTCCACGATGGTTTTGCGGTGCGCGAGGCCGTCGCCCGCGCGGTGAAGCGGGCCTTGGAGACGGGCAGTAAGCTGCCCACGGGCCATGTGCCATCCCTACCGCGTCTGCCTGTGGCAGAAACTGCGAATGTCCAGTCAGAGTTGGTCATCCCTGCACCTTCGGGTGCCCGTGCGGCGGTGTCCCCACGTGCCGCTTCGTTCCTCACGCCATCGCCTGTTATCTCTGCTCCTCGTTCGTCGGTGGCCACTTCGCCATCGCCCCCTGAGGTCACGCAGCCTGCTTCTGCGGAGTCAGCTTCCTCGGTTGAAAAAATTCCTTCTGTTGCACCCGTCCGGCAGCCTGAATATGAAGAGGAGGAAGATCCGGCCAAAAAACAAATGCCGCACTTCCGCATCATCGGCGTGCTGCATAAGCTCTACGTGCTGATGGAAAGCACCGAGGGGCTCGTGCTCATGGATCAACACGCGGCGCATGAGCGGGTGAACTTTGAAAAAATGCGCAAGGCCATGGAGCAGGGCGGGGTGCCATCCCAGCGGCTACTCATGCCGCTCACTTTGCAAACCAGTCCACGCGATGCCGACGTGTTGATGCGCAATCTTGAGGCCTTATCTCGCTTGGGTATTGAGGCAGAACCCTTCGGTCCGAACACTTTTAAGATCGAGGCTTTGCCTACCTTTCTGAAAACCGACGATCCTCTCGCTTGGCTGGATCAGGTGATCGAAGAACTGCAAAGCCTCAGCTCCAAGAGTTCCTCTCTGCGCCTCGGTGAAGACATGATCGCCACCACCGTGTGCCGCCATTCAGTCAAGGCAAATGACCGCTTGGCTTTGCCAGAAATCCAGGCCCTGCTGGATGATTTGTTCGCCTGCGAAATGCCGTATTGCTGTCCGCATGGCCGCCCCACGCTCATTCAGATGTCTCTCAATGAGCTGGAGCGGAAGTTTGGTCGTCAAGCTCCTTGA
- a CDS encoding HesB/IscA family protein yields the protein MIQLTPSAITELSHMLKAQDAAAGSGLRIGIEKGGCAGLQYAMRIAQPEATDHLFTESGVTLIVDNDSLAFLDGSTIDYIDALNDAGFRVINPNASRSCGCGTSFEPKESA from the coding sequence ATGATTCAGCTCACCCCGAGTGCCATCACGGAACTCTCCCACATGCTCAAGGCCCAAGACGCCGCAGCTGGCAGCGGTCTCCGCATCGGTATCGAAAAAGGCGGTTGCGCAGGCTTGCAATACGCAATGCGTATCGCCCAGCCTGAGGCGACCGATCACCTCTTCACCGAAAGTGGCGTCACGCTGATCGTGGATAATGACAGTTTGGCATTTCTCGATGGTAGCACAATTGACTATATTGATGCTTTGAACGATGCCGGCTTCCGTGTTATCAACCCCAATGCAAGCCGCAGCTGTGGCTGTGGAACATCGTTTGAACCAAAGGAATCTGCCTGA
- a CDS encoding PVC-type heme-binding CxxCH protein, translated as MKFVSLLALFLPLAALAQSPVAGPVRVLYLDTSSAERSKLGALHEAMKELGRDAIWFDYATEASTAPNYDYVLKTEDAGKPEAIRAQVLAALSKERRQSYEAFLAQREPEKREAHPMVANYEKRPQPLTFQHPFDVKGSMERTQVPADMELKLFAAEPDIRKPIAFAWDDRGRCWVCETSDYPHGLVEDGKGNDSIKICEDTDGDGRADKYTVFADKLNIPTALVFANGGIIVSQPPRFMFLKDTDGDDKADIRQDIITGYGIRDTHAQASNLHYGLDNWIYGCVGYSGFEGTVGGKDLKFMMGTYRFKPDGSALEFLHQFTNNAWGHSANAAGDQFGGTANGAPIFYGGLPQSIMPNGLRAMTAKKINEVDTVHTITPNYRQVDVFNGYTAAAGSAFIESNSLPTRLQGMAMVCEPTMKVITLMDVQPQGAGYTAKDSYNLVASTDEWMSPVFAEVGPDGAVWFADFQNFIIQHNPTPSVERGGFKGETGVGGAHKNDLRDHERGRIYRVVAKGAPAKISRPSLQGDTQWSRLTAQRLDLEKSTAPENATALMNQGGVAAVHTLWTLHGLGKLDEATLKAALLSKEPILRRNAIRALGADEKAAALLFGSGTITDSDLHTRLAAFVKLAELPTTEEIKTLVARLSMDPTVQQDEWLVEAARVLSKKHGASAFKEGPNLLTNAGLEEIGTDGLPVGWKRRDYGTKAGTLQAEWKSVGGEGKNHAGDKAVRCITRDDGDTSLYQDVPLKRNITYRLSGWVKTHAMKGKVSFNDHIGRHETAKNSARVSDWNEVDVVFTNKDKDKASINILHVGKGDGYFDEVKLCELTPVNDEKQTLLGDAKRGEEIFWKHPVAACMTCHMLGGKGSAVGPALDGIASRKDEAYIVESLVNPNARLAEGYTATPISPMPPMNLILKPQEFEDVKAFILSLRAE; from the coding sequence ATGAAGTTTGTTTCCCTCCTAGCCTTGTTTTTGCCTTTGGCCGCTTTGGCTCAGAGCCCAGTCGCGGGGCCTGTGCGTGTATTATATCTTGATACTTCCAGTGCTGAACGTTCCAAGCTCGGCGCTCTGCATGAGGCCATGAAAGAACTGGGGCGCGACGCCATCTGGTTCGACTACGCGACCGAGGCCTCCACAGCGCCTAACTATGATTACGTCTTGAAGACGGAAGATGCGGGCAAGCCGGAAGCCATCCGCGCTCAGGTGCTCGCCGCGTTGTCGAAAGAAAGACGACAGAGCTACGAAGCTTTTTTGGCCCAGCGTGAGCCTGAAAAACGCGAGGCTCACCCCATGGTGGCCAACTATGAAAAGCGCCCGCAGCCGCTCACCTTCCAGCATCCTTTCGATGTCAAAGGCAGCATGGAACGAACCCAGGTGCCTGCGGATATGGAACTGAAACTCTTCGCGGCGGAACCAGACATCCGCAAGCCCATCGCCTTTGCCTGGGATGATCGCGGGCGCTGTTGGGTCTGTGAAACGAGCGACTATCCGCACGGTCTCGTGGAAGATGGGAAAGGGAATGACTCTATCAAGATCTGCGAGGACACTGATGGCGATGGCCGGGCTGACAAGTACACCGTGTTTGCGGATAAGCTCAATATCCCCACCGCTTTGGTATTCGCAAACGGCGGAATCATCGTCAGCCAGCCCCCACGTTTCATGTTCCTCAAAGACACCGATGGCGATGATAAAGCAGACATCCGTCAGGATATCATCACCGGTTATGGCATTCGTGATACCCATGCTCAGGCTAGCAATCTCCACTACGGCCTGGACAACTGGATCTATGGCTGTGTGGGCTATAGTGGCTTTGAAGGCACCGTAGGAGGCAAAGACCTAAAGTTCATGATGGGGACTTATCGCTTCAAGCCCGATGGCAGCGCCTTGGAGTTTTTGCACCAGTTCACCAACAATGCCTGGGGACACAGTGCCAATGCTGCGGGGGATCAATTCGGTGGCACGGCCAATGGCGCACCCATCTTTTACGGCGGCTTGCCACAGTCCATCATGCCCAATGGCTTGCGAGCGATGACGGCGAAGAAGATCAATGAAGTGGACACCGTTCACACGATCACGCCTAACTATCGTCAGGTGGACGTCTTTAATGGTTATACGGCTGCCGCCGGTAGCGCCTTTATCGAAAGCAACTCTCTACCCACACGTTTGCAAGGTATGGCCATGGTTTGTGAACCCACGATGAAAGTCATCACGCTCATGGACGTGCAGCCGCAGGGGGCTGGCTACACAGCCAAGGACAGCTACAATCTTGTGGCCAGCACAGACGAATGGATGTCTCCTGTCTTTGCTGAAGTCGGTCCCGATGGCGCGGTGTGGTTTGCGGATTTCCAAAATTTCATCATTCAGCACAACCCCACGCCGAGTGTGGAACGCGGCGGATTCAAAGGAGAAACGGGTGTCGGTGGGGCGCATAAAAACGATCTGCGTGATCATGAACGCGGGCGCATTTATCGAGTGGTGGCCAAAGGTGCACCCGCGAAGATTTCTAGACCTTCATTGCAGGGCGATACTCAGTGGTCACGTCTCACCGCTCAGCGTCTGGATCTGGAAAAAAGCACCGCTCCAGAAAACGCGACTGCGCTTATGAATCAAGGCGGCGTTGCAGCAGTGCATACCTTGTGGACGCTCCACGGTCTAGGCAAGCTGGATGAAGCCACGCTCAAAGCCGCTCTCCTATCGAAAGAGCCGATCTTACGTCGCAATGCCATCCGTGCCCTGGGAGCGGATGAGAAAGCTGCGGCACTGCTCTTTGGCTCGGGTACCATCACAGATTCAGATCTCCACACCCGTCTAGCTGCCTTTGTGAAATTGGCCGAGTTACCGACGACGGAGGAAATCAAAACCCTTGTGGCCCGCCTCAGTATGGATCCCACCGTGCAGCAGGATGAGTGGCTGGTAGAGGCTGCTCGTGTCTTGTCAAAGAAGCACGGTGCCAGCGCCTTTAAAGAAGGGCCAAATCTGCTGACCAATGCTGGCCTGGAAGAGATCGGCACAGATGGGCTTCCAGTCGGTTGGAAGCGGCGTGACTACGGCACCAAGGCGGGCACTCTTCAGGCCGAATGGAAATCTGTGGGTGGTGAAGGGAAAAATCATGCAGGTGATAAAGCCGTACGCTGCATCACCCGGGATGATGGAGATACCAGTCTCTATCAAGACGTGCCGCTAAAGCGTAATATCACCTATCGTCTCAGCGGTTGGGTGAAGACTCATGCGATGAAAGGTAAAGTCAGCTTCAATGACCACATCGGTCGCCATGAAACGGCCAAAAATTCGGCACGTGTCAGTGACTGGAATGAAGTGGACGTTGTTTTCACCAATAAAGACAAGGACAAAGCCAGTATCAATATCCTCCATGTGGGGAAGGGGGATGGCTACTTTGATGAGGTGAAGCTCTGCGAGTTGACACCCGTGAATGATGAAAAGCAAACCTTGTTAGGCGATGCTAAGCGTGGAGAAGAAATCTTCTGGAAGCATCCCGTCGCTGCGTGCATGACCTGCCACATGCTAGGGGGGAAGGGCAGCGCGGTGGGGCCTGCGCTGGATGGCATCGCTAGTCGCAAGGATGAAGCTTACATTGTTGAATCCCTGGTGAATCCCAATGCTCGTTTAGCTGAAGGCTACACGGCCACCCCCATCAGCCCCATGCCGCCCATGAATCTCATTTTGAAACCTCAGGAGTTCGAAGACGTGAAGGCCTTCATCCTGAGTTTGCGTGCGGAATAA
- a CDS encoding response regulator has protein sequence MAESPITLLLVDDHFVVRSGLAASLELEDDLRVAGEVDRGELALAAFGQIHPQVVLMDLQLPGISGIETTAQLMTLHPDARVLMFSTFARDEEVQAALRAGALGYLQKSSSREDLLKAIRTVAQGEKWLPADLEARLRERTAEPEITPREREILTLVTQGNANKEIAATLGIGEDTVKQHVSRILVKLKVNDRAQATAEAIRRGLVRV, from the coding sequence ATGGCTGAATCTCCCATCACCCTTTTGCTCGTGGATGACCACTTTGTCGTGCGCAGTGGCCTCGCCGCTTCACTGGAGCTGGAAGACGATCTTCGAGTGGCTGGCGAAGTGGATCGAGGGGAACTGGCTCTGGCCGCTTTTGGTCAGATCCATCCCCAGGTCGTTCTCATGGACTTGCAATTACCGGGGATCTCCGGCATCGAGACCACGGCGCAGCTAATGACTCTGCACCCAGACGCCCGAGTGCTCATGTTCTCTACCTTTGCCCGAGATGAAGAGGTGCAGGCTGCACTACGAGCCGGCGCTTTAGGATACCTCCAAAAATCATCCTCACGCGAAGATTTGCTCAAAGCCATTCGCACCGTCGCCCAAGGCGAGAAATGGCTGCCTGCTGACTTAGAGGCCCGCTTGCGCGAACGAACTGCCGAGCCAGAGATCACCCCCCGTGAGCGAGAAATCCTGACGCTTGTCACCCAGGGAAATGCGAACAAGGAAATTGCTGCGACTTTGGGCATCGGGGAAGACACGGTGAAACAGCATGTCAGCCGCATTCTGGTGAAGCTAAAGGTCAATGATCGCGCTCAAGCCACGGCTGAGGCCATCCGACGCGGCCTCGTGAGGGTGTGA
- a CDS encoding sensor histidine kinase has protein sequence MNLRLLGLLSLLAFSAQGQEVLTRAAQVRALPPDRALESVPVDLQAVVGFIEAPGGGTVFIQDETGGTFFRAPDRTQPMKPGDRVHVKGTSMPGLYLTGIIAQSYKVLGSGNPPLPAPAGYEDLATGRYHYQMVQVEGIGRRLSMPEENHSVLHLALGSRVVEVRVDAPLPDGMEDWVDARLQITALAAGGINDRRQLVFPYLRVSDWSEVKILKPAPAVADLEALPAARLLRFDPGRIPEFGHRVRTMGKVLAAFPDGQVFIRDLKAEVQVPSSPPIKPLVLPTDNARPAAMAVRLASPQLLKPGQLLDVAGFPNMDGFSASLVDAVLVKEATPVVHGMEPVQVTLKEIASGSFDADLVRLEVELVDAYRTGAGWELRLLSGALPIRALLPTAEDIPDLRPGSLLQLTGICRIESSTDQGFRSRPERAMLMLRGAGDLVVLSAPSWWTVQRLVGLVGLLLALVAGGLLWITLLRRQVAKQGAALRRRIAHEAALEERQRIAREFHDTLEQELAGLSLRLDAAVTRPLEEKAKRLMETSRHLVSRIQTEARNLVADLRADPESVTDLSAALQELADRTLSDLLQVTVLVEPPLPALPVHVAHHLRMIAQEAVTNVLKHAHATSIVLGLRMHEGQLCLTVADDGQGLDQTSTQGQTGHFGCMGIRERCLRIGAQVEWLDNRPRGTQVRVTLPLTSE, from the coding sequence ATGAACCTACGTCTCCTCGGCCTCCTTTCCCTCCTGGCGTTCAGTGCGCAGGGGCAGGAGGTGCTGACGCGGGCGGCGCAGGTGCGGGCGCTGCCGCCGGATCGGGCGCTAGAAAGTGTGCCGGTGGATCTGCAGGCGGTGGTGGGTTTCATCGAGGCACCGGGAGGCGGTACCGTTTTCATCCAGGATGAAACGGGGGGCACTTTTTTCCGGGCACCGGATCGCACCCAGCCGATGAAGCCGGGGGATCGGGTGCATGTGAAGGGCACCAGCATGCCGGGGCTCTACCTGACAGGCATCATTGCGCAATCGTATAAGGTGCTGGGCTCGGGCAATCCTCCGTTGCCTGCTCCCGCCGGGTATGAGGATCTGGCCACGGGACGCTATCATTACCAGATGGTGCAGGTGGAGGGGATCGGGCGGCGATTGTCCATGCCGGAGGAAAACCATTCGGTGTTGCACTTGGCGTTAGGTAGCCGGGTGGTCGAGGTGCGAGTGGATGCGCCTTTGCCGGATGGCATGGAGGATTGGGTGGATGCACGTTTGCAAATCACCGCGCTGGCGGCGGGCGGAATCAATGACCGTCGGCAACTGGTGTTTCCCTACCTGCGGGTGAGTGACTGGAGCGAGGTCAAAATTCTGAAACCCGCGCCTGCGGTGGCAGACCTGGAGGCCCTGCCTGCGGCCCGGCTGCTGCGTTTTGATCCCGGTCGCATTCCGGAATTTGGCCATCGCGTGCGCACCATGGGCAAGGTGCTGGCCGCTTTCCCGGATGGGCAGGTTTTTATCCGAGACCTGAAGGCCGAGGTCCAGGTGCCCTCCTCACCACCCATTAAGCCTCTTGTTCTGCCGACTGATAATGCACGCCCGGCAGCCATGGCGGTGCGGCTGGCCAGCCCGCAACTTCTAAAGCCGGGGCAGTTGCTGGATGTGGCGGGTTTTCCTAACATGGATGGCTTCAGCGCCAGCCTGGTGGACGCGGTGCTGGTGAAGGAAGCCACGCCCGTGGTGCATGGGATGGAGCCTGTGCAAGTGACGCTGAAAGAAATCGCCAGTGGCAGCTTTGACGCAGATTTGGTTAGGTTGGAGGTGGAGCTGGTGGATGCCTATCGTACGGGGGCAGGCTGGGAGCTGAGGCTGCTCTCAGGTGCTCTGCCCATCCGCGCTCTGCTGCCGACGGCCGAGGACATCCCAGACCTGCGGCCGGGCTCCCTGCTGCAACTCACGGGCATCTGCCGCATCGAGTCCTCCACGGATCAGGGGTTCCGCTCCCGGCCTGAACGGGCCATGCTGATGCTGCGTGGGGCGGGAGATCTCGTTGTGCTGAGTGCGCCGTCCTGGTGGACCGTGCAGCGGCTGGTCGGTTTAGTAGGCTTGTTGCTGGCCCTCGTGGCGGGTGGTCTGCTGTGGATCACGCTGCTGCGGAGGCAGGTGGCGAAGCAGGGGGCGGCCCTGCGCCGTCGCATCGCCCATGAGGCGGCACTGGAGGAGCGCCAACGCATTGCACGCGAGTTCCATGACACACTGGAGCAAGAACTTGCCGGGCTGTCTCTGCGGCTGGATGCAGCCGTGACTCGACCTTTGGAGGAGAAGGCCAAGCGGCTCATGGAAACCTCCCGTCATCTCGTCTCTCGAATTCAAACCGAGGCCCGCAATCTGGTGGCGGATCTGCGCGCCGACCCTGAGAGTGTGACGGATCTTTCTGCGGCCTTGCAAGAGCTAGCGGATCGTACCCTGAGCGATCTGCTGCAAGTGACCGTGCTGGTGGAGCCACCCTTGCCAGCCCTGCCCGTGCATGTAGCGCATCATTTGCGCATGATCGCGCAAGAGGCCGTGACCAATGTGCTCAAGCATGCTCACGCCACCTCCATCGTGCTGGGGTTGCGAATGCACGAGGGGCAGCTTTGCCTGACGGTGGCGGACGATGGCCAGGGCCTGGATCAAACCTCCACTCAGGGCCAAACCGGGCACTTTGGCTGCATGGGCATCCGCGAACGCTGCCTGCGCATCGGGGCTCAAGTCGAGTGGCTCGACAATCGACCTCGCGGCACCCAGGTGCGTGTGACCTTGCCCCTTACTTCTGAATGA